The Pseudomonas azotoformans genome has a segment encoding these proteins:
- the puuE gene encoding allantoinase PuuE, protein MSADYPRDLIGYGSNPPHPHWPGKARIALSFVLNYEEGGERNILHGDKESEAFLSEMVSAQPLQGARNMSMESLYEYGSRAGVWRILKLFKEFDIPLTIFAVAMAAQRHPDVIRAMVEAGHEICSHGYRWIDYQYMDEAQEREHMLEAIRILTELTGERPLGWYTGRTGPNTRRLVMEEGGFLYDCDTYDDDLPYWEPNNPTGKPHLVIPYTLDTNDMRFTQVQGFNKGDDFFEYLKDAFDVLYAEGLDAPKMLSIGLHCRLIGRPARLASLKRFIEYVKGHEQVWFTRRVDIARHWHDTHPFKGAAK, encoded by the coding sequence GTGAGCGCTGACTACCCACGCGACCTGATCGGTTACGGCAGTAACCCTCCTCACCCCCACTGGCCGGGCAAGGCGCGTATTGCGCTGTCTTTCGTACTCAACTACGAAGAAGGTGGCGAGCGCAATATCCTGCACGGCGACAAAGAATCTGAAGCCTTCCTGTCGGAAATGGTTTCGGCCCAGCCGCTGCAAGGCGCACGCAACATGAGCATGGAGTCACTGTACGAGTACGGCAGCCGTGCCGGCGTGTGGCGCATCCTCAAGTTATTCAAAGAATTCGATATCCCGCTGACCATCTTCGCCGTGGCCATGGCCGCCCAGCGTCATCCGGATGTAATCCGCGCGATGGTCGAGGCCGGTCATGAGATCTGCAGCCACGGCTACCGCTGGATCGACTACCAGTACATGGACGAGGCCCAGGAACGCGAGCACATGCTCGAAGCCATCCGCATCCTCACCGAGCTGACCGGCGAACGCCCACTGGGCTGGTACACCGGCCGCACCGGCCCGAATACGCGCCGCTTGGTGATGGAGGAAGGTGGCTTTCTCTACGACTGCGACACCTACGACGACGACCTGCCCTATTGGGAACCCAACAACCCCACCGGCAAGCCGCACCTGGTGATCCCCTACACCCTGGACACCAACGACATGCGCTTCACCCAGGTGCAGGGCTTCAACAAGGGCGATGACTTTTTCGAATACCTCAAAGACGCGTTCGACGTGCTCTACGCCGAAGGCTTGGATGCACCGAAGATGCTTTCCATCGGCCTGCACTGCCGCCTGATCGGCCGCCCGGCACGCCTGGCGTCGTTGAAACGCTTCATTGAATACGTCAAAGGTCACGAACAGGTGTGGTTCACTCGCCGCGTGGATATTGCCCGTCACTGGCATGACACCCACCCTTTCAAGGGAGCCGCCAAATGA
- the uraD gene encoding 2-oxo-4-hydroxy-4-carboxy-5-ureidoimidazoline decarboxylase, with protein sequence MTAFQTLKPSTLSRDEFVAAFADIYEHSPWVAEKAFDLGQDASIDQIETLHQRMSDILLSADHASQLALINAHPDLAGKAAVQGQLTQASTDEQAGAGIHQCTAEEFSRFTELNDAYKAKFKFPFIMAVKGSNRHQILAAFETRIHNSVDTEFKCALAEINKIALFRLLTL encoded by the coding sequence ATGACTGCGTTCCAGACCCTGAAACCCTCGACCCTGAGCCGCGACGAATTCGTCGCAGCCTTCGCCGATATCTACGAACATTCGCCATGGGTGGCCGAAAAGGCCTTCGACCTGGGCCAGGATGCTTCGATCGACCAGATCGAAACCCTGCACCAGCGCATGAGCGACATCCTGTTGAGCGCCGATCATGCCAGCCAGCTGGCCCTGATCAACGCTCACCCGGACCTGGCCGGCAAAGCTGCCGTCCAGGGCCAACTCACCCAAGCCAGCACTGATGAACAGGCTGGCGCGGGGATTCACCAATGCACGGCCGAAGAGTTTTCTCGCTTCACCGAGCTGAACGATGCCTACAAGGCCAAGTTCAAGTTTCCCTTCATCATGGCGGTAAAAGGCAGCAACCGGCACCAGATCCTGGCCGCATTCGAAACGCGCATCCACAACTCGGTGGACACCGAGTTCAAGTGTGCACTGGCCGAGATCAACAAGATCGCGTTGTTCCGCTTACTGACCCTCTAA